One window of Trifolium pratense cultivar HEN17-A07 linkage group LG5, ARS_RC_1.1, whole genome shotgun sequence genomic DNA carries:
- the LOC123886481 gene encoding uncharacterized protein LOC123886481 — MRATALLSSLQLVEHANLGKTSNTFHNHLITRIHLSINCVFSLKLSTSLSTLSHSWKLGSSRSSPSITKIHKNLITMSQQSDPSQIKNTTDDTVKTRSKAKGSTVVIDAEPITTVLSTKSKKKSSKSKASDKKEKPTKVSESSPSLSNKSISSKSEKKKGELSVKKGLNMFDLYLNKNPFDTANVESHVDTSVKLATESNVESSSKVHSETEKSEVEKVVGEKPTLSVNPKSAETLETSRSVTVEPVVGQTSLAEKEEEIVSDNVTPAVGDKTVKEKDSIPDDVLEAGASEKLIDAAKDVEPSKTRQNSNDTAFTDSFGSSSDTEASTDEEITNDGGTPVIVADSEPEKEKEKEATGNNDATGSEKTGTEGKNMVDLDDIETDEDQQAKPVQKGVGRRLRSRTTKPVPVIETTPVVTKKTRDSTLKPVKYGPKKSWRKSVPLSEKKKNVLKRKSAPSSDSDFDAEKDASSIKPPTKKAMSARKAASVPAEIEDFPCDNVSFHLPSYAQRWGLICKRRLALERELGKDILECEEVVNLMIKTVRGLGSCYEKLVREFVVNIPAGCDNPLDREYQKVYVRGKCVEFSPAVINKALDNPDVTHPDFGVSNNVICKTITANQVKIWPRKAKVPAVKLTLKYAILNRIASVNWVPTTHSSDVATGLGKLIYMIGTGTKFNAGLYIFNQIVQHAKTSVTKQPIAFPTLLCDIIFSQHPSIRHEGESAKTRAEPLSIHQKLYSQQHAPDIVGSSTAATDAPMTRKEIIAMLEANCKELDEKKLQFERMIHALKLEEAAAADMDEQMADAVSEEEEAGSDKEEESDSSASASV; from the coding sequence ATGCGTGCAACCGCTCTTCTATCTTCTCTTCAACTAGTGGAGCACGCAAATCTAGGAAAGACATCAAACACTTTCCATAACCACCTCATTACACGCATTCATCTCTCCATCAATTGTGTTTTCTCTCTCAAACTCTCAACTTCCCTATCAACTCTATCACATTCTTGGAAACTAGGATCATCTCGTTCATCACCCTCAATCACCAAAATTCACAAAAATCTCATCACCATGTCTCAACAATCTGATCCTTCCCAAATCAAGAACACCACTGATGATACTGTGAAAACTCGCTCCAAAGCAAAAGGTTCTACTGTTGTCATTGATGCTGAACCCATCACGACTGTGCTTTCAACTAAATCAAAGAAGAAATCGTCAAAATCGAAGGCTAGCGACAAAAAGGAGAAACCTACTAAAGTAAGTGAATCCTCTCCGTCTCTCTCGAACAAGTCTATTTCTAGTAAATCTGAGAAGAAAAAGGGTGAATTGTCTGTTAAAAAGGGTTTGAACATGTTTGATTTGTACTTGAACAAAAATCCCTTTGATACTGCCAATGTTGAATCGCATGTTGACACCTCTGTCAAATTAGCGACTGAATCAAATGTTGAATCATCCAGTAAGGTTCATAGTGAAACTGAGAAATCTGAAGTTGAAAAGGTTGTTGGAGAAAAACCTACTCTGTCGGTTAACCCCAAATCTGCTGAAACCCTAGAAACATCTAGGTCTGTTACTGTTGAACCAGTTGTTGGTCAAACCTCTTTGGCTGAGAAAGAGGAAGAAATTGTTTCTGATAATGTCACCCCTGCGGTTGGTGACAAAACTGTGAAAGAAAAGGATTCTATTCCTGATGATGTGTTGGAAGCTGGAGCATCCGAGAAACTGATTGATGCTGCAAAGGATGTTGAACCATCCAAAACTCGTCAAAACTCCAATGATACTGCCTTCACTGATTCATTTGGTAGTAGTTCTGATACAGAAGCCTCTACTGACGAAGAGATAACTAACGATGGAGGTACTCCTGTGATTGTGGCTGACTCTGAgcctgagaaagaaaaagagaaagaagctACTGGGAACAATGATGCTACTGGTTCTGAGAAAACGGGTACTGAAGGCAAGAATATGGTGGATTTGGATGACATTGAAACTGATGAAGACCAACAGGCCAAACCTGTTCAGAAAGGTGTTGGCAGAAGACTGAGAAGCAGGACAACAAAACCTGTACCTGTTATTGAAACCACCCCTGTTGTGACCAAGAAGACTAGGGATTCTACCCTAAAACCTGTCAAATATGGTCCTAAGAAATCTTGGAGAAAGTCTGTACCTCTCtctgagaagaagaagaatgtgCTGAAAAGGAAGAGTGCACCATCCAGTGACTCTGATTTTGATGCTGAAAAGGATGCTTCAAGCATCAAGCCTCCTACGAAGAAGGCCATGTCTGCAAGAAAAGCTGCCTCTGTTCCTGCTGAGATTGAAGATTTTCCTTGTGATAATGTGTCATTCCATCTTCCATCATATGCCCAAAGATGGGGTCTTATCTGCAAAAGGAGACTTGCCTTGGAAAGAGAATTAGGCAAAGATATCTTGGAGTGTGAAGAAGTAGTGAACTTGATGATCAAGACTGTGAGGGGTTTAGGCTCCTGTTATGAGAAGCTGGTAAGGGAGTTTGTGGTCAACATCCCTGCAGGATGTGACAATCCTCTGGATAGAGAATACCAGAAGGTTTATGTGCGTGGAAAGTGTGTGGAATTCTCCCCTGCTGTTATCAACAAGGCTCTTGATAACCCTGATGTGACTCATCCTGACTTTGGGGTATCTAATAATGTGATCTGCAAAACCATTACTGCTAACCAGGTGAAGATTTGGCCAAGGAAGGCAAAGGTGCCTGCTGTAAAGCTGACCTTGAAGTATGCTATCCTGAATCGCATTGCTTCAGTCAACTGGGTTCCCACAACCCACTCCTCTGATGTTGCTACTGGGCTAGGTAAATTGATCTACATGATTGGCACAGGTACAAAATTTAATGCTGGTCTTTATATCTTCAATCAAATTGTACAACATGCCAAGACCTCTGTTACAAAGCAACCCATTGCTTTCCCTACTTTGCTCTGTGATATCATATTTTCTCAGCACCCTAGCATTAGACATGAGGGTGAGTCTGCAAAGACAAGAGCAGAACCTCTCTCTATTCATCAGAAATTGTATAGCCAACAGCATGCTCCAGACATTGTTGGCTCATCAACTGCTGCTACAGATGCTCCCATGACAAGGAAGGAGATAATTGCTATGCTGGAAGCAAATTGCAAGGAGCTGGATGAAAAGAAGCTGCAATTTGAAAGGATGATTCATGCTCTGAAGCTTGAAGAAGCTGCAGCTGCTGATATGGATGAGCAAATGGCTGATGCTGTTAGTGAGGAAGAGGAAGCTGGTTCAGATAAGGAAGAAGAAAGTGACTCTAGTGCTAGTGCCTCTGTGTAA